From the genome of Streptomyces sp. V1I1, one region includes:
- the thiC gene encoding phosphomethylpyrimidine synthase ThiC: MTVSDARTPASNQNDEGGKSIGWHKGYVEGSRPDLRVPVRQVHLTNGKDVTLYDTSGPYTDPTVETDVRRGLPPLRENWIIGRGDTEEYAGRPVHPEDDGIKHTSPRGGLRNLDAVFPGRPRQPRRGRAGQAVTQLAYARRGEITPEMEYVAIRENVSPEVVREEIAAGRAVLPANVNHPEIEPMIIGKRFLVKVNANIGNSAVTSSIEEEVEKMTWATRWGADTVMDLSTGRNIHTTREWVLRNSPVPIGTVPLYQALEKVDGKAEELTWEVYKDTVIEQAEQGVDYMTVHAGVLLRYVPLTARRKTGIVSRGGSIMAAWCLAHHKESFLYENFEELCEILASYDVTYSLGDGLRPGSIADANDEAQFAELRTLGELNSIAKRFNVQTMIEGPGHVPMHKIKENIDLQQEICEEAPFYTLGPLTTDVAPAYDHITSGIGAAMIAWWGTAMLCYVTPKEHLGLPNRDDVKTGVITYKIAAHAADLAKGHPGAQEWDDALSDARFEFRWEDQFNLALDPDTAREFHDETLPAEPAKTAHFCSMCGPKFCSMKISQDIRRRHGGSQQSEQSQQSQREIEDGMAEKSKEFAAAGNRVYLPIAE; encoded by the coding sequence ATGACCGTATCGGACGCACGCACGCCTGCCTCGAATCAGAACGACGAGGGCGGGAAGTCCATCGGCTGGCACAAGGGATACGTCGAGGGCTCGCGCCCCGACCTCCGGGTGCCGGTCCGCCAGGTGCACCTCACCAACGGCAAGGACGTGACGCTGTACGACACGTCCGGCCCGTACACCGACCCCACCGTCGAGACCGACGTCCGCCGCGGCCTGCCGCCGCTGCGGGAGAACTGGATCATCGGCCGCGGCGACACCGAGGAGTACGCGGGGCGCCCGGTCCACCCCGAGGACGACGGGATCAAGCACACCTCGCCGAGGGGCGGTCTGCGCAACCTCGACGCGGTCTTCCCGGGCCGCCCGCGCCAGCCCCGACGGGGCCGGGCCGGACAGGCGGTGACGCAGCTCGCGTACGCCCGCCGTGGCGAGATCACGCCGGAGATGGAGTACGTCGCGATCCGCGAGAACGTCTCCCCCGAGGTGGTACGCGAGGAGATCGCGGCGGGCCGGGCCGTCCTGCCTGCCAACGTCAACCACCCCGAGATCGAGCCGATGATCATCGGCAAGCGGTTCCTGGTGAAGGTCAACGCCAACATCGGCAACTCCGCTGTCACCTCCTCCATCGAGGAGGAGGTCGAGAAGATGACCTGGGCGACGCGCTGGGGCGCGGACACGGTCATGGACCTTTCCACCGGCCGCAACATCCACACGACCCGTGAATGGGTGCTGCGCAACTCCCCCGTGCCGATCGGCACCGTGCCGCTCTACCAGGCGCTCGAGAAGGTCGACGGCAAGGCCGAGGAGCTGACCTGGGAGGTCTACAAGGACACGGTCATCGAGCAGGCCGAGCAGGGTGTCGACTACATGACGGTCCACGCGGGCGTGCTGCTGCGGTATGTGCCGCTGACGGCCCGCCGCAAGACCGGCATCGTCTCGCGCGGCGGCTCGATCATGGCGGCCTGGTGCCTGGCGCACCACAAGGAGTCGTTCCTGTACGAGAACTTCGAGGAGCTCTGCGAGATCCTCGCCTCGTACGACGTGACGTACTCCCTCGGCGACGGTCTGCGGCCCGGCTCGATCGCGGACGCCAACGACGAGGCGCAGTTCGCGGAGTTGCGCACGCTCGGGGAACTCAACTCCATCGCCAAGCGTTTCAATGTGCAGACGATGATCGAAGGACCCGGTCACGTCCCGATGCACAAGATCAAGGAGAACATCGACCTCCAGCAGGAGATCTGCGAGGAGGCCCCCTTCTATACGCTCGGCCCGCTCACCACGGACGTGGCTCCGGCGTATGACCACATCACCTCCGGCATCGGGGCGGCGATGATCGCCTGGTGGGGCACGGCGATGCTCTGCTACGTCACGCCCAAGGAACACCTGGGCCTGCCCAACCGTGATGACGTGAAGACCGGCGTCATCACCTACAAGATCGCGGCGCATGCGGCAGATCTCGCCAAGGGGCACCCGGGTGCGCAGGAGTGGGACGACGCGCTGTCCGACGCGCGCTTCGAGTTCCGGTGGGAGGACCAGTTCAATCTGGCCCTCGACCCGGACACGGCACGGGAGTTCCACGACGAGACGCTCCCGGCGGAGCCGGCGAAGACCGCGCACTTCTGCTCGATGTGCGGCCCGAAGTTCTGCAGCATGAAGATCTCGCAGGACATCCGGCGGCGGCACGGCGGCTCGCAGCAGTCCGAGCAGTCCCAGCAGTCTCAGCGGGAGATCGAGGACGGCATGGCGGAGAAGTCCAAGGAGTTCGCCGCCGCGGGCAACCGCGTCTATCTTCCGATCGCGGAATGA
- a CDS encoding metallophosphoesterase: MTQGAGQGPVVRTATLRDFRVPPYAQVPVQSQVPVQSQVPAHPQIPAHSQLPPQEHPATTPHEQVPSREQVPSHTQPTQQSPESPESAHPGNAVPEGEAPDGYTPTARDLPVIGRGGPGDTVQVQVTPDETPTPEGLGPLYVVGDVHGYLDELVEALAEQGLIDADGHWAADHARLWFLGDFTDRGPDGIGVIDLVMRLSAEAAAAGGYCKALMGNHELLLLGAKRFGDTPVNSGAGTATFQAAWLLNGGQKTDMDRLQDVHLQWMARLDAVIEEDEHLLMHSDTTAYLEYGDTIEDVNDTVHAILTRNDADECWDLFRKFTKRFAFRDDAGPQAVRELLTAYGGRRVVHGHSPIPYLLGEVGTEDGEDDARPVVEGPHVYADGLAIAMDGGVTMAGKLLVVQLPLSN; encoded by the coding sequence ATGACTCAGGGGGCCGGTCAAGGACCCGTGGTGCGGACGGCAACATTGCGCGACTTCCGCGTTCCGCCGTACGCGCAGGTTCCCGTGCAGTCGCAGGTTCCCGTGCAGTCGCAGGTTCCGGCGCATCCGCAAATTCCCGCACACTCGCAGCTGCCGCCGCAGGAGCACCCGGCTACTACGCCGCACGAGCAGGTGCCTTCGCGGGAGCAGGTGCCGTCGCACACGCAGCCGACGCAGCAGTCCCCGGAATCCCCGGAGTCCGCCCACCCCGGCAACGCCGTCCCGGAGGGCGAGGCTCCGGACGGCTACACCCCCACCGCGCGCGATCTGCCGGTGATCGGCCGCGGCGGTCCGGGCGACACCGTCCAGGTGCAGGTCACACCGGACGAGACGCCCACCCCCGAAGGCCTCGGCCCGCTCTATGTCGTCGGCGACGTCCACGGCTATCTCGACGAACTCGTCGAGGCCCTGGCCGAACAGGGCCTCATCGACGCCGACGGCCACTGGGCCGCGGACCATGCACGCCTCTGGTTCCTCGGCGACTTCACCGACCGCGGCCCCGACGGCATCGGCGTCATCGACCTCGTCATGCGGCTCTCCGCCGAGGCCGCGGCAGCCGGCGGCTACTGCAAGGCTCTGATGGGCAATCACGAACTGCTGCTGCTCGGCGCGAAGCGATTCGGCGACACCCCCGTCAACTCCGGTGCAGGCACCGCCACCTTCCAGGCCGCCTGGCTGCTCAACGGCGGCCAGAAGACCGACATGGACCGGCTGCAGGACGTCCATCTGCAGTGGATGGCACGCCTCGACGCGGTGATCGAGGAGGACGAGCATCTGCTGATGCACTCCGACACCACCGCCTATCTGGAGTACGGCGACACCATCGAGGACGTCAACGACACCGTCCACGCGATCCTCACCCGAAATGACGCCGACGAGTGCTGGGACCTGTTTCGCAAGTTCACCAAGCGTTTCGCCTTCCGCGACGACGCTGGGCCGCAGGCCGTACGCGAACTGCTCACCGCCTACGGCGGCCGCCGCGTCGTGCACGGCCACAGCCCCATTCCGTATCTGCTGGGCGAGGTGGGCACCGAGGACGGCGAGGACGACGCGCGCCCGGTCGTCGAGGGCCCGCATGTGTACGCGGACGGCCTGGCGATCGCCATGGACGGCGGCGTGACCATGGCTGGAAAGCTCCTTGTCGTCCAGCTTCCCCTGTCCAACTGA
- a CDS encoding LacI family DNA-binding transcriptional regulator: protein MTAAGKHQVSRTETSRRGSRRSRAGIRDVAAAAGVSITTVSDALNGKGRLPDATRRHVREVADRLGYRPSAAARTLRTGKSGLIGLTVTTYGDEPFTFTEFAYFAEMARAATSAALARGYALVILPATSRHDVWSNVALDGTVVIDPSDHDPVVTELVRQGLPVVSDGRPAGTLPVTAWVDNDHETAVLDLLDHLAAAGARRIGLLTGTTTDTYTRLSTTAYLNWCERVGQDPVYESYPAHDPCAGAVAADRLLARPDRPDAVYGLFDPNGTDLLAAARRYGLRVPDDLLLICCSESTVYATTEPPITTLSLKPRRIGTAVVQLLIDAIEGIDEDRPVEQVIPTELIVRTSSQRRPSRTTVSPPRSPSSD from the coding sequence ATGACAGCAGCAGGGAAGCACCAGGTGAGCCGGACGGAGACATCCCGGCGGGGCAGCAGGCGGAGTCGGGCGGGCATCCGAGACGTGGCCGCCGCAGCCGGAGTCTCCATCACGACTGTCTCAGACGCACTCAACGGCAAGGGCCGGCTCCCGGACGCCACCCGCCGACATGTCCGCGAGGTCGCCGACCGGCTGGGCTACCGGCCCTCCGCCGCGGCCCGAACGCTCCGTACCGGAAAGTCGGGCTTGATCGGCCTGACCGTGACGACGTACGGGGATGAACCTTTCACCTTCACAGAGTTCGCGTACTTCGCCGAAATGGCGAGAGCCGCGACCTCCGCCGCGCTCGCCCGCGGCTACGCCCTCGTCATTCTCCCCGCCACCTCACGCCATGACGTCTGGTCGAACGTCGCCCTCGACGGCACCGTCGTCATCGACCCCTCCGACCACGACCCCGTCGTCACCGAACTCGTCCGCCAGGGCCTCCCCGTCGTCTCCGACGGCCGCCCGGCCGGCACGCTCCCGGTCACCGCCTGGGTCGACAACGACCACGAAACCGCCGTACTCGATCTGCTCGACCATCTCGCCGCCGCCGGCGCCCGCCGGATCGGCCTGCTCACCGGCACCACCACGGACACCTACACCCGCCTGTCCACCACCGCTTATCTGAACTGGTGCGAGCGCGTGGGCCAGGACCCGGTCTACGAGTCCTACCCCGCCCACGACCCGTGCGCCGGCGCCGTCGCCGCCGACCGGCTGCTCGCCCGCCCGGACAGGCCCGACGCGGTCTACGGACTCTTCGACCCCAACGGCACCGATCTCCTCGCCGCCGCCCGGCGGTACGGACTGCGAGTCCCCGACGATCTGCTGCTCATCTGCTGCAGTGAGTCGACCGTGTACGCCACCACCGAGCCACCCATCACCACGCTCTCGCTCAAACCACGCAGAATCGGCACTGCGGTCGTCCAGCTCCTCATCGACGCCATCGAGGGAATCGACGAAGACCGGCCGGTCGAGCAGGTGATACCTACCGAACTGATCGTCCGGACGTCCTCGCAGCGCCGCCCTTCGCGGACGACTGTCAGCCCCCCGCGATCCCCTTCATCGGACTAG
- the hisC gene encoding histidinol-phosphate transaminase: protein MSETSPKLRAELDGIPTYKPGKPAAAGGPVAYKLSSNENPYPPLRGVMESAIAAAQSFNRYPDMACTGLMNELADRFGVPVTHLATGTGSVGVAQSLLQSTSGPGDEVIYAWRSFEAYPIITRISGAKPVQVPLTAGDVHDLDAMADAITDRTRLIFVCNPNNPTGTVVRRAELERFLDRVPSDVLVVLDEAYREFIRDADVPDGTEIYRNRPNVAVLRTFSKAYGLAGLRVGFAIAHEPVAAALRKTAVPFGVTQLAQDAAVASLRAEDELLGRVGSLVAERTRVYDGLVEQGWTVPETQANFVWLRLGDRTVDFAAACEKAGVVVRPFAGEGVRVTIGENEANDIFLHTAEAFRKEI, encoded by the coding sequence GTGAGCGAGACGAGCCCCAAGCTGCGCGCCGAGCTGGACGGCATTCCCACCTATAAGCCGGGCAAGCCCGCCGCTGCAGGCGGCCCGGTCGCGTACAAACTGTCGTCCAACGAGAACCCTTATCCGCCGCTTCGGGGTGTGATGGAGAGCGCGATCGCCGCGGCGCAGAGTTTCAATCGCTACCCCGACATGGCCTGTACCGGTCTGATGAATGAGCTGGCTGACCGCTTCGGCGTGCCCGTGACGCACCTGGCCACCGGCACCGGCTCGGTGGGCGTCGCTCAGTCGCTGCTGCAGTCCACTTCGGGCCCGGGCGACGAGGTCATCTATGCCTGGCGGTCCTTCGAGGCGTACCCGATCATCACCCGGATCAGCGGGGCGAAGCCGGTGCAGGTGCCGCTGACCGCCGGTGACGTGCACGATCTGGATGCGATGGCCGACGCGATCACCGACCGGACCCGGCTGATCTTCGTCTGCAACCCCAACAACCCGACCGGCACGGTGGTGCGCCGGGCGGAGCTGGAGCGGTTCCTGGACCGGGTGCCGTCGGATGTCCTGGTGGTGCTGGACGAGGCCTACCGCGAGTTCATCCGCGACGCCGATGTCCCGGACGGCACCGAGATCTACCGCAACCGCCCCAATGTGGCGGTGCTGCGCACCTTCTCCAAGGCATACGGCCTGGCAGGGCTGCGGGTCGGCTTCGCGATCGCTCATGAGCCGGTGGCCGCCGCGCTGCGCAAGACCGCGGTCCCCTTCGGCGTCACGCAGCTCGCGCAGGACGCGGCGGTCGCCTCGCTGCGTGCCGAGGACGAGCTGCTGGGCCGGGTCGGCTCGCTGGTTGCCGAGCGCACGCGGGTGTACGACGGGCTCGTCGAGCAGGGCTGGACCGTGCCCGAGACTCAGGCGAACTTCGTCTGGCTGCGGCTCGGCGACCGTACGGTCGACTTCGCGGCGGCCTGCGAGAAGGCCGGCGTCGTGGTGCGGCCGTTCGCGGGTGAGGGTGTACGGGTCACCATCGGGGAGAACGAGGCCAACGACATCTTCCTGCACACCGCCGAGGCGTTCCGCAAGGAGATCTAG
- a CDS encoding cytochrome ubiquinol oxidase subunit I yields MDLALAPETLARWQFGITTVYHFLFVPLTISLAALTAGLQTAWVRTEKEKYLKATKFWGKLFLINIAMGVVTGIVQEFQFGMNWSDYSRFVGDIFGAPLAFEALIAFFFESTFIGLWIFGWDKLPKKIHLACIWMVSIGTILSAYFILAANSWMQHPVGYRINEERGRAELTDFWHVLTQNTALTQFFHTMTAAFLVGGAFMVGIAAFHLARKKHIPVMRTSLRLGLITVMVAGLLTAVSGDLLGKVMFKQQPMKMAAAEALWDGEAPAPFSVFAYGDVDAGHNKVAIEVPGLLSFLANDDFDSYVPGINDVNKSEQEKFGPGDYRPNIPVAYWGFRWMIGFGMASLTIGLIGLWLTRKKFMLPPGLRTGEDEVPHLVLFKNQALNPKLTKWYWIVALWTMLFPLIANSWGWIFTEMGRQPWVVYGVLRTRDAVSPGVSQGEVLTSMLAFTLLYAVLAVIEVRLLVKYIKAGPPELTEADLNPPTKIGGDDRDADRPMAFSY; encoded by the coding sequence GTGGACCTAGCTCTGGCGCCGGAAACCTTGGCGCGATGGCAGTTCGGCATCACCACCGTCTACCACTTCCTCTTCGTCCCCCTGACGATCTCGCTCGCCGCGCTCACAGCCGGCCTGCAGACCGCCTGGGTGCGGACGGAGAAGGAGAAGTACCTCAAGGCCACGAAGTTCTGGGGCAAGCTCTTCCTGATCAACATCGCCATGGGTGTCGTCACCGGCATCGTCCAGGAGTTCCAGTTCGGCATGAACTGGTCCGACTACTCGCGCTTCGTCGGTGACATCTTCGGCGCCCCGCTCGCCTTCGAGGCGCTGATCGCGTTCTTCTTCGAGTCCACCTTCATCGGGCTGTGGATCTTCGGCTGGGACAAGCTGCCCAAGAAGATCCATCTGGCCTGCATATGGATGGTGTCGATCGGCACCATCCTCTCCGCGTACTTCATCCTGGCCGCCAACTCCTGGATGCAGCACCCCGTCGGCTACCGGATCAACGAGGAGCGCGGGCGGGCCGAGCTCACCGACTTCTGGCACGTGCTGACCCAGAACACCGCGCTCACCCAGTTCTTCCACACCATGACGGCCGCATTCCTCGTCGGCGGCGCCTTCATGGTCGGTATCGCCGCCTTCCATCTGGCGCGCAAGAAGCACATCCCGGTGATGCGCACCTCACTGCGGCTCGGGCTGATCACCGTGATGGTCGCCGGACTGCTCACCGCGGTCAGCGGTGACCTTCTCGGCAAGGTCATGTTCAAGCAGCAGCCGATGAAGATGGCCGCCGCAGAGGCGCTGTGGGACGGCGAGGCGCCGGCTCCCTTCTCGGTCTTCGCGTACGGAGACGTCGACGCCGGCCACAACAAGGTCGCCATAGAGGTGCCAGGGCTGCTGTCCTTCCTGGCCAACGACGACTTCGACTCGTACGTCCCCGGCATCAACGACGTCAACAAGTCCGAGCAGGAGAAGTTCGGGCCCGGCGACTACCGGCCCAACATCCCCGTCGCGTACTGGGGATTCCGCTGGATGATCGGCTTCGGCATGGCGTCCCTCACCATCGGGCTGATCGGTCTCTGGCTCACCCGGAAAAAGTTCATGCTGCCGCCGGGGTTGCGGACGGGCGAGGACGAAGTGCCGCATCTGGTGCTCTTCAAGAACCAGGCGCTGAACCCCAAGCTCACCAAGTGGTACTGGATCGTCGCCCTCTGGACCATGCTCTTCCCGCTGATCGCCAACTCCTGGGGTTGGATCTTCACCGAGATGGGGCGTCAGCCGTGGGTCGTGTACGGAGTGCTGCGCACCCGCGACGCCGTCTCCCCCGGCGTCTCGCAGGGGGAAGTGCTCACCTCGATGCTCGCCTTCACCCTGCTCTACGCGGTGCTCGCCGTCATCGAGGTCAGGCTGCTGGTGAAGTACATCAAGGCCGGACCGCCCGAGCTCACCGAGGCCGACCTCAACCCGCCCACCAAGATCGGCGGCGACGACCGTGACGCCGACCGGCCGATGGCCTTCTCGTACTGA
- the cydB gene encoding cytochrome d ubiquinol oxidase subunit II has translation MELHDVWFVLIAVLWIGYFFLEGFDFGVGVLTKLLARDRTERRVLINTIGPVWDGNEVWLLTAGGATFAAFPEWYATLFSGFYLPLLLILVCLIVRGVAFEYRHKRDEERWQTNWEHAIFWTSLVPAVLWGVAFGNIVRGVKIDGQKEYVGNFFDLLNPYAMLGGLVTLTLFTFHGAAFTALKTVGDIRMRARALALKLGLLTAALALGFLSWTQVSRGDGSSLVAMIVAVLALVGAVVAIKAGREGWSFALSGVTIVAAFAMLFLTLFPNVMPSSLNEEWSLTVTNASSSPYTLKIMTWLAGIATPLVLLYQGWTYWVFRKRIGTQHIADAH, from the coding sequence ATGGAACTTCACGACGTCTGGTTCGTACTCATCGCCGTCCTGTGGATCGGCTACTTCTTCCTCGAAGGCTTCGACTTCGGGGTCGGCGTCCTGACCAAGCTGCTGGCCCGGGACCGGACCGAGCGGCGGGTCCTGATCAACACCATCGGACCCGTCTGGGACGGCAACGAGGTATGGCTGCTGACCGCGGGCGGCGCGACCTTCGCCGCCTTCCCCGAGTGGTACGCCACGCTCTTCTCCGGCTTCTATCTGCCGCTGCTGCTCATCCTGGTCTGCCTGATCGTGCGCGGAGTCGCCTTCGAGTACCGGCACAAGCGGGACGAGGAGCGGTGGCAGACCAACTGGGAGCACGCGATCTTCTGGACTTCGCTGGTGCCGGCCGTGCTGTGGGGCGTCGCCTTCGGCAACATCGTGCGGGGCGTGAAGATCGACGGGCAGAAGGAGTACGTCGGCAACTTCTTCGACCTGCTCAACCCGTACGCGATGCTGGGCGGGCTGGTCACACTGACCCTCTTCACCTTCCACGGTGCGGCGTTCACCGCGCTGAAGACGGTGGGGGACATCCGGATGCGGGCCCGCGCTCTGGCGCTGAAGCTTGGGCTGCTCACCGCCGCGCTAGCGCTCGGTTTCCTGAGCTGGACCCAGGTCTCGCGCGGTGACGGCAGCAGTCTGGTCGCGATGATCGTCGCGGTGCTGGCGCTGGTCGGGGCCGTTGTGGCGATCAAGGCGGGCCGCGAAGGCTGGTCGTTCGCCCTGTCGGGAGTGACGATCGTGGCCGCGTTCGCGATGCTCTTCCTGACGCTCTTCCCCAACGTCATGCCGTCCTCCCTCAATGAGGAGTGGAGCCTGACGGTCACCAACGCCTCGTCGAGTCCGTACACCTTGAAGATCATGACCTGGTTGGCAGGCATCGCCACGCCGCTGGTGCTGCTCTACCAGGGCTGGACGTACTGGGTGTTCCGCAAGCGGATCGGTACGCAGCACATCGCCGATGCCCATTAG